The genomic DNA ATTCATGGGCCTTTGGTTCTGATAAAGACTTCCCCCCCTCTTTGCATGACCCATGAAAGAATATGTATGGGCGGCTGCTGCCCATGTGTGTGTGACACTCAAAACAGGAGGTCgatgagttttatttttaagtcattttaaGTTCAACTGAAGCTGAAGCTGAAGCTTCTCTCTCTTCTAGAGGTCTAGTCTAGTGGGTCTCTTCATCAAACTATCTCATATTTaaaggtaaaataattaataatattactaCTAaagcttaaaaaatatttctaattttatggaTGGCACTCATAAAGGTTATCATAAATATGTATCCACTAAGCTTTTAATGTGATAAGTAGAGTTGGGGGAGTGATAAAAGAATGTATAGAAAATTGTAACACGAACCATGGATTGTTTTGTTTAAATCATCCCATATGAAAACTGTGTCTGTATCATATATAGtcccatataaaatttttataaaaaatatatatttattaaaatactgaataattaaatataaggacaaatcatcaaaaaaacGCCTTTAACTAACAGGTCAAGTAAAAGTCATCAGGCTGTCCCATTGCGCTCCCACCCAGTTCCAGTTATTTGTTTGCCCTGAAAGTTCCTCGAAAAGCAAAGCCCATGGACGCACTGGCGAGCCACTTGGCTCTCAAAATTCCGAAGGTCAGTATCGTCACAATCAGATATCAAAGGTATTTCCTCAATGGCAATTCGGTCAAATCATTTCAGCTGCccaactcctcctcctcctctgctAAACTGCTTCGACGACCAATCTCCGCCGCAACAGGCGCCGCACTACCACACAGAGATCAccggcaagaagaagaagaagaagaagtacaaGTGAGACTAGAAATGGCTGCTTCTGATCCGGAGCTCAAGGATGGCCGCATCGTCAGCATCTCATCGGCGATCCGTGTCATTCCCGATTTCCCCAAACCAGGTCTCGGAGCTATACGCATCTTGTAGATTATAGATCTACGTAGTTGCATGTATACTGTTTGCTTGTGTTTGTGATCGTGCCATAGTTTGGTGTTTGATATGAGTTTATTTCGGGCAGGGATTCTGTTTCAGGATATAACGACTTTGCTACTTGATCCAAAGGCGTTCAAGGACACTATTGATTTATTTGTTGAGAGATATAGAGGGAGAGGGATCTCTGTTGTTGCAGGTATTGATCCGCTCTTTTATACCTAGAGCTCTTAATCTCTAGTTTCTTCTGATTCTGGCATTTTTCACTGCGATGATTTTTTGTGCCTACCTGTTTGAAAAGTGCGACCAAAATGAGTCGCAGACGATATTATAGCTAACAGTACGGCAATTTGGGGCTGCGTTTAAATTGGAGAAAACACatgagaaatgaagaaatgaaaactTTTATTCTTCCCTGTTTGGTtctgaaattgaaagaaatgagagcatgaagaagagaaaataactTTCATTCTCGCCTTCTTTTAGTTGTTATCCTATTTTTAGAATTCCTACTCGCTATTTTCTCCTTTGTTACCCTCCAAATACGttattttcttctcaatttcctttcattttcttcaaacaACTACACAAAGACTCAACTTCTTTCCCtagaatttctctctattttacctttttcattttacttccaaaattgagagagagagagagagagagagagagagaccattCCAAGCCTTAATCTTATTAGGTGCGAATGGCTACATGAACTCCAGACCTTCAGCCATCTttgggaaagagagagagagaggcaaaaaagaggagagaaaatgTAGGAAAGTAATTATCAGTTTTCAAGGAACTGAAggaaaagtaagaagaaaaTGAGTTTCATTTATTCGATtttagagaaaagaagaaaaaaagcaaTAGAGTAATAATTGTAACGAAAATTAGAAGGAAATCTAAACAGAGGTAATGTGAgatgaaaaatgacattttctcCTTAATGACCTTTTCTTGTTCAACACCTAATGGGTGTGATAACTGCTGGTATATGAATTGCatagaaaataacaaataaaggAATAAAAGACTATGAAAAGAGAATTGCAAGAAGCAACAAGACTGATGAGGGAGAGGTGATGATCAAAGCTAAACTGATGCTTGTGAGTATGTAAGCTGAAACAAGAGTCCCTCTCCAAGTAGAGCTAACCTAAAGGCATTGAATGGACTGCTCAGGTGATGTGTCATGATGAAGTGTCATGATGAATCTTTGCCTCAAGTCTTCAAGCCTCataattccaaaattcttgTTAGAGTATGATTTCAGGATATTCTGATTGTTAAAGCATTTGTTCTAGATTAGAGCTTGTAATATGAGGGgtattttatgtaatatgtTTGCTGTTATGTTTCTAGaaggattttattatttttctagggCTGACCGAGGTTGTTGTAACTGCTCTTTGGGCAGTCGGTCAAGATGAAGTCTCCCGCCTTAtttgcttataaatagaggccgTGGGGAAGACTTCATGGTATGCTTTCTTTGTGAGTTAGCAAGCTGTCTTGGGATAAGATTAAGCAAATAGGAAGAGAGTatatctttcttgtatcaactctatatagcttttaGGTTTTTGGGATAGGTGAGAGTTGAGTttgagtgctttgtaatcttgtattaaCATTCAAGAAAGTGGAGAAAGTGGGGGCGAAAGCcaagctggatgtaggtcttcttTAAGACTGAACCAGGGTAAATTCTTGTGTGTTGTGTGTTCTTGATTGATTCTTGATATGTTTTCTGGTTGCTGGTCATTTGCGAATTAAGGAGAGATTTCGTTTGAGTATTTTGAGTGATCCTATAAGGGTGAGATCTCGgttaacaatttggtattagagctggtCACCTCTGGATTGGATCAACGCCTCAAGAATCTCAAGTCACAGAAGGCAATCTTAGGAAAATCAAGAAATGGCGCCGATTGCCTCTCGGTCAGATATTGACAAGTTTGATCGGAGCAATGATTTCGGCCTATGGAGGATCAAGATGGAGGCACTACTTTGCAGTCTCGGACTGGAAGATGCGCTGGAACAAGAAGAAGCAGAAAAGGGAGAATCAATTGAGAAAGAACTCCAAGCCCTAACCGCAGAACAGAGTGAGGCGCGGGTGCAAATTAAGAAGAAGGCCTATAGCCTTCTTATTTTGAGCCTTGGAGATAAAGTGCTCAGGGAGGTATCTAGGCTGAAGTCTGTGGCAGAAGTTTGGAAGAAGTTGGAGGATCTATACCTAAAGAAGACCCTCTCCAGCCGGTTATTTCTCAAAGCCAAGTTTTTAATTTCAAGATGCATGAAAACCAGAAACTCCAGGATCATTTAGATGACTTTAATAAGCTATGTTTAGACCTAGAGAACATAGATGTTAAGTATGAAGAAGACGACAAAGCCTTAGTTCTCCTATATTCTTTACCCAAGTCCTATGAGAATTTTGTAGATATCCTTCAGCATGGTAGGGATAAACTATCTTTAGAAGATGTTATAGGGGCCTTAAACTCTAAagatttgaggataaaaatggaCAGCAAATCATCTCCAGCAGATGCATTAACTGCAAGGTCTAGAAATCCTAAGAAAGACTCTAAGAACAAAGGTAAATCAAGATCTAAATCTAAGAATGGAAAAGGGCCGATTAAGTGTTATTATTGTCAACAAGAAGATCACATTAAGAGGCATTGTCCTAAGAGGATGAAGGACTACGCCGAAAAGGAAAAATCTGAAGGTGGGGTAAATATATGTGATACCGGTTATGATAGTGCTGATGCACTAACTGTTAGTGACAATTATGACAGCCAAGATTGGGTCTTGGACTCAGGCTGCTCTTTCCATATGACTCCTAGAAAGCAATGGATCCAAAATTTCAAGGAAATTAATGGGGGAAAGGTTctgttaggaaatgattttgAATGTAAGGTCCAAGGGGTAGGAGATGTAAAATTAAAGATGCATGATGGGACTCATAAAACTCTCACTGCAGTAAGGTATGTCCTAGAACTTAAGAGAAACTTGGTTTCTCTTGGGGAATTGGATAGATGTGGATATAAATACAAGGGTGAGGGTGGAGAAAATTCAATctgttttaatgatgaaaatattaaaaaattagctCTGATTCATAGACCAAATGGCATCTTAATGGTGAATCAgtgctaattttttaatatttttatcattaaaacaGATTGAATTTTATCCatattttacattttcaaatatttactACGTTTTAGATGTTATGTTCATAaatgttgctaaaaaataaaaaaataattttaatttgacaTACCCCTTCTGTGTCcatgtttttcttctttccaaatTTCCGTATCCTTGCTGAATCTGTGATCTTATTCTTTCTAAATTGCTATATCTCTCATCCATATACAATTCTGTATGCTTTTTTAGTCACTGAGATCTGCTCAGCTGCTCATATCCTAGAAGATTCAATACTTTGAGTCAGCCTTTGTGTAAACTTAAATCTGCACATTTGTGAGCTTTAGATGGTTACTTGAGTGTCTTTgtcaaaagaggtagaggacaACCGAGAAAAACGTTTATAAAGGCCTTAAAATGAAAAAgtcatagatagaaatgattggtgagctagaattcattTAACCGATCCCACATAGTAGGATTAATTGTTGTTTTGTTGTTGTAGATGGTTACTTGAATCATTCTATTGAATTCAATTTCCTGAGACATACAAGCCATATGTTAAAAGCATTTAACCATGTAAGATATAGCACTTCTCTGTGCATGATCTATCAtggttttactttttttttcctttctggCTATTACGTTTTTTATCgcttcattttttcattttatttacagTAAAACTATTCTTGTAAACATGTAAGATATATTGATCTTGAAGACATTATCCAGGTATTGAAGCAAGAGGTTTTATATTTGGGCCTCCTATTGCACTTGCCATTGGGGCAAAATTTGTCCCTTtgagaaagcccaagaagttaCCAGGTACATCTTCTGCACCGATCTTCTGTTCTATACACAAACTGAATAGTTTTTCTCTGATGGTCTTGGATGGTCAAAAACCCTTGGTTAGTACTGCACAATTGCAGTTTGAGATCACAAGACATATTACTCCCTGAAAATACAGTACACCATAAAATTTGCTTCATTGTCAAGATAGTTAAGTATTTCCCATTTGTCTATAATGGTGGATCAGTACTGATCCCATATGCTGTTTCTGTTGCATGGCATCAGCTCGGGTTCTCAGCTCAGTGCAATGACAAAGCTGTATCTCTGTACCATTATTTATGTTCATATTTGCTTCACTAAGTTCAGCTATGGTACTTAAATCCTGTTGATCTATCAAATTGATCTTTAGATTTTAATGTATTAATGTGTAATAAGCTCCCAATTAACCCCtcttaaaactaaaacaaatataaaaatgaggATACACGAATAaggtttatttgaaaatttattaaaacaagtTTGTAAATGAGGTTAAGTGGGGCGCCATTTACATCCCTAACTGTGTGAATACTTTTGCCAGTGTTTAGTGATGCAGATTTGAAActtacctatttttttttttaaatatactgCATTCATTGTAACAGCACTTAAAATTTCATTCCTTTAATCATCCAGCCTTGCTAGATTTTGTATAGTTCCTTTAATCATCCAAGGATCAAACTGTATCTTATTAGCCTGTCTGGTTCCAATACTCTTTTTTATTTGATGCATTTGATATTGGGCCTATTTCAGGtgatgcttttattttgttcaaattgagATTTGTTAGCGGACAGCACACCTTTTAGTCCTAAACTGACCACCATAAGTTGACCAAGGTTTTTGTTTCATGTACTTTAGTTGAGCATTTTGTTCTGGTCTTCAGACAAATGTTGGTCCAAATTGTCTTGAAAGACTTGCATGGACATCATGAATAGTTTTTTCAACCTTCTGCTTTCTTTCAAAAGTAGCCCATAGCCAATTCAATAGTTCCACCAGATATATCATACCTATCAGTATAACCCAGCAAGTGTAAGTTTTCTAACCATATTTATCGTTATATTGTCTTAtaagtttatattttgttattgcCTTTTTCTGTGGTTATGTTTTCTTGTAATGTCTTGCTTCCAgcagaaaatattatttatgtctAAGGTAAGACCATggatctttttgttttttttcccttttagttTGCAAGGTGTTGCAAAACAGCATATATAATTTCATTGATGATGGATATGGACTACCCCCTTTCATGGTTCAATCTTCAGTGAAGTTTCTGTCAGATCtgtttggttttttattttttatttgctgCTGACTGCTGGAATGTATGGTGTTCCTCAGACGTTTTAGGTTTTGCACAACTCTTGATTATTTGATTGCTTTCTCAGGTGAAGTTATCTCAGAAGAATATTCTTTGGAATATGGAACAGATAAAATTGAGATGCATGTTGGGGCTGTACAAGCAGGGGAGAGTGCCCTAGTAATAGATGATCTTATTGCAACTGGGGGTACATTATGTGCTGCCATCAGGCTACTTGGTATTGTGTTACTTTTTGATTGCTTCTGTTGTTATGCCTAAATGCCTGTTCTCTTATTTTTACCCTAAGTCCTAAAGGAGCAGTGTGCGGGCACCTCTAATCAGATTTTAGACCCCTCTGCTCCCTATGGTTTCCTTCTACTTGAAGAAGGAAGATGAAATGCCTgcatcttgattaacaaaccaTTTGGACAAAAACTCTGCTTCAAGTCTACTTCTGGTGGTCAGAGATGTGTCTAAGCTTGAAGAAAATTTCAATCTACAATTTTTAGACTGTCTATTGAAAAGGAGCAGGATAAGGAAAACATGTTGATTGGATTATTTCTTGCTTTATATGTCATTGAAGTCTGCTGTCACTCAAGGTTAGTTTTTCATGCAGAGCGTGTTGGTGTTCATGTGGTGGAGTGCGCTTGTGTTATTGAATTGCCAGAGCTAAAGGTATGTATTGCTtcaattcttttatatatatgtatatatatttgctccaaatttcaaataatgCTATGTTTCCAAGCTTAACAACCACAGACGGTTCTAACAATTATAAATGCTGTACTGTGTTAGATAGGAACACTTATTAGACATTTCTAAATACATGCACTACACTTATCCAAACTTGTCCAATTGGTCTCTTAACTATTTATTACTAGACTTCTGGAGGACCTCCCTTGTCAACTACGGTATCTTGCATTAAAAGGATAAGTTaagaatcaattaaaaatagtaaatatgtagatttacaatgataatTTCTCCCTCTTCCtaactttttaatttaagaattttgaattttgaatttcaattttttttttttgtgtggctaAACCACAacttttgataatatatattataactttttgATTTCTAAACTTTTTAATTTGTAGAACGTAAGTTACTTCTATGCTTTGgatatatgatatataaggTATAATTTGACATGTCCCTGCGTATCATGCTTGCCAAAAACTTCTTGAAAATTACCATGTTACCAGTTCATGTGGCGTCCCTGTCCCATCGTCGTATTGGTGCTTCCTGTATCCCAATTATGTTTCTGCCAAATTGTTAGACAACTGGATCTTGTTATGGGAAAGTGGATATAGAACCACgaattatagaaaatcttggAAGTTTTGAAGTGCAGACTTCAGAAATGagtttattttgtaatttcaacATAAATTCTCATGTTTGAGAGGAATAAAGAATCTCATTAACATCACCTTTACCAAGCCTTTAAAAAACGGGTTAACAGTGACagtttgaaaactttttgacatCATCTTGGGGGGTACTCTATTGAACTGAAACCACGGTTGCATAAACTGTACCATTCTTTTGCTTCTTATTCTTTAGAATCTTTACTTACTGTTGGTGTGGACTTTTTGTTTCATATCAGGGTCGGGAGCGGCTAGGAGACAAACCCCTGTTTGTCCTTGTAACCTCAACTTGACCTGAGATTCTGTTGTAATCTGCATGTTTTGCTCAAGTTTGTAACCTACTGGGTCTTAAAGCTGAAAAAAGGAGACCAGAAAGGGCAAGAGAAGTTTGGTTGGAAATAAAGGTGTTTTCTCATTTGGCGATAGCTGAAAGCCGTAGCTGCGATATGTAAGTGGGTTAATCTCAAAACTTTGGCGAGAGCAGAGGATGGTTCCTGAAATCCTGCTCTGTTGTGCAATTGACTGCAATTGGAATATTGTACCCAGATTGAGACatgtctttctatttttttttttccttttcctgttTCTTTTGAGAAGGTTCAAGGTggcactcatatatatatatatatgtatatctacaTATGGAAAAGTACTATTTGGTTGtgattttaaaacttttttttatattgaaatCATTTGATGGTTGACACAAAACTTGTGAAAAATaattcaagtttttaaaattatttttaattctttctgaGATATAAAAGTCTTTATTGGATGGGAAACAACACTTAAAAGAGTTGAAGTGTTAATGGCAGTCGGTTGATGGAGTCCACTGGATCTGGTCACAAGTTTTGGGACTTGAACTAACTGATTGTCAGATATCTAGCCTACCTAACTGGGTCGACCTTCAGTCAACTTGGAGGAATCATTCAAATTAGTACTGAATTCTAATTTTGGCAATCCACCTCATAGTTGATTTGTGCATATGACAGCTGATGATAAGGAGCACATTTTTGGAATGAATGCTAGAAGAACTGCAACGGGGTAATGAAAAAGCCACATCTACGTCTACGAGGGGTCTCAGAACTAATTATAGAAAGTTCGAGTGAAAATTATGAAACAGAGATAAGCtaagttttagttttttttttagatta from Diospyros lotus cultivar Yz01 chromosome 4, ASM1463336v1, whole genome shotgun sequence includes the following:
- the LOC127800654 gene encoding adenine phosphoribosyltransferase 1-like, whose translation is MDALASHLALKIPKVSIVTIRYQRYFLNGNSVKSFQLPNSSSSSAKLLRRPISAATGAALPHRDHRQEEEEEEVQVRLEMAASDPELKDGRIVSISSAIRVIPDFPKPGILFQDITTLLLDPKAFKDTIDLFVERYRGRGISVVAGIEARGFIFGPPIALAIGAKFVPLRKPKKLPGEVISEEYSLEYGTDKIEMHVGAVQAGESALVIDDLIATGGTLCAAIRLLERVGVHVVECACVIELPELKGRERLGDKPLFVLVTST